The following are from one region of the Melitaea cinxia chromosome 7, ilMelCinx1.1, whole genome shotgun sequence genome:
- the LOC123655290 gene encoding dnaJ homolog subfamily A member 1, translating into MVKETTYYDILGVKPNCTSDELKKAYRKLALKYHPDKNPNEGERFKQISQAYEVLSNPDKRKIYDQGGEQALKEGGGGGSGFSSPMDLFDMFFGGGFSGGRRRGRERKGKDVIHQLSVTLEELYKGAVRKLALQKSVICEKCEGRGGKKGAVQVCPTCRGTGMQFQIQQLGPGMIQQIQTMCTECRGQREIIDPKDRCKVCQGRKTVRDRKILEVHVDKGMSDGQKIVFGGEGDQEPELEPGDLIIVLDEKEHDVFKRSGNDLIIRLNIELVEALCGFQKVIRTLDDRDIVITVLPGEVTKHGEVKCVLNEGMPIYKNPFEKGQLIIQFLVNFPNSIPHEVIPALENCLPPRPRVEIPELAEECMLMDLDPEQESRRRRAAQGHAYEEDDDHPGVNRVQCATG; encoded by the exons ATGGTGAAGGAAACAACATACTATGATATTCTTGGAGTGAAACCCAATTGCACGTCTGATGAATTGAAGAAGGCATATCGGAAGCTAGCTCTCAAGTATCATCCTGACAAAAATCCAAATGAGGGTGAACGTTTCAAGCAAATATCACAAGCTTATGAGGTCCTTTCAAATCCAGATAAAAGGAAAATTTATGATCAAG GTGGTGAGCAAGCATTGAAGGAAGGTGGAGGTGGTGGCAGTGGTTTCTCTTCCCCCATGGACTTGTTTGACATGTTCTTTGGTGGAGGCTTCAGTGGGGGCCGACGCCGTGGACGCGAGAGGAAGGGCAAGGATGTCATTCATCAATTGTCGGTGACCCTGGAAGAACTTTACAAAGGTGCTGTACGAAAACTTGCCTTACAGAAGAGTGTTATTTGTGAAAAATGTGAAGGTAGAGGAGGAAAAAAG GGGGCTGTACAAGTTTGTCCAACTTGCAGAGGGACGGGAATGCAATTCCAGATACAACAGCTTGGCCCTGGTATGATCCAACAGATCCAGACTATGTGTACTGAGTGCAGAGGTCAGCGGGAAATTATCGACCCCAAAGATCGCTGCAAAGTTTGTCAA GGACGCAAAACAGTGCGCGATAGGAAGATTCTTGAAGTTCATGTAGATAAGGGTATGTCAGATGGGCAGAAGATTGTTTTTGGTGGTGAAGGTGACCAGGAACCTGAGCTGGAGCCTGGAGACcttattattgttttagatGAGAAGGAGCATGAT GTGTTCAAAAGATCTGGCAATGATCTTATTATAAGACTTAATATTGAACTAGTTGAAGCTTTATGTGGCTTTCAGAAGGTTATTAGAACTTTGGATGATAGAGATATTGTCATCACAGTATTACCTGGGGAGGTTACTAAGCATGGTGAAGTGAAATGTGTTTTGAATGAAg gtATGCCAATTTACAAGAATCCATTTGAGAAGGGACAacttattatacaatttttagtcAATTTCCCCAATAGCATTCCACATGAAGTCATTCCAGCATTGGAGAACTGTCTTCCGCCTAGACCGAGG GTGGAAATCCCCGAACTAGCAGAGGAGTGCATGTTGATGGACCTAGACCCCGAGCAAGAGTCTCGGCGCCGGCGCGCTGCGCAGGGTCACGCCTACGAAGAGGATGACGACCACCCCGGCGTCAACCGCGTGCAGTGCGCTACGGGCTAG
- the LOC123655289 gene encoding ATP-dependent RNA helicase DDX54, which yields MVRPLRDGDDLPGFEAPVEDNSEINTLSTKKQKKNSGGFQSMGLSFPILKGITKRGYKQPTPIQRKTIPIALDDKDVVAMARTGSGKTACFVLPILEKLLSPVNKPLPGKNFRALILSPTRELALQTLRFTRELGKFTGLTSAAILGGESIEQQFGVMSGTSPDIVVATPGRFLHICIEMNLKLDNIKIVVFDEADRLFELGFGEQLQEIVARLPSNRQTLLFSATLPKMLVEFARAGLSNPVLIRLDVDWKLPSTLWLGWIYVRSELKTAALLFLLDRVLTPTTPQAVVFAATKHHVEYLHLILQQAGITSTYAYSGLDPSARKIALGKFMNKKCAVLLVTDVAARGLDLPSLDTVINYNFPAKPKLFVHRVGRSARAGRAGRALSLVSAEDVAHLLDLHLFLGAKLIMPDEVTECGDACPSGVWGSVPASALELRHQDVLAWEKNHSEIEEAARTCSRGWQQYVRWREPASAEANRKAKAAPAPARAHPFLAHAPDRAPDLADLVRNYTPKGTILELGGKHDSPMCLAMKAKRRVHGKTIQKTRENKNQQGDGILDENHESPKEIVKLATVKKKKKVPQRDENYIPHFASDQHTEAGMAVNFAAGASSAELELRGDCEAGLRTRRAQLRWDRKRKRMVHVDPDGGRKMIRTESGGRVPASFRSGRYDAWRARNEPGEHEPGERGEHEPASEFRPRWVKHNERVAKKKSEASSKEFRDKQQIVKERLRKEKIKQKLKYKMRLKKKKK from the exons ATGGTTCGACCCCTAAGAGACGGAGATGACCTCCCCGGCTTTGAAGCGCCTGTAGAAGATAATTCGGAAATTAATACTCTGTcaactaaaaaacaaaaaaagaattctgGAGGTTTTCAGTCAATGGGACTAAGTTTTCCTATTCTTAAAGGCATTACTAAAAGAGGTTACAAGCAACCGACACCCATACAGCGTAAG ACAATCCCTATAGCGCTGGATGACAAAGATGTGGTGGCTATGGCACGCACTGGATCAGGCAAAACTGCTTGTTTTGTACTTCCAATTCTCGAAAAACTTCTGTCGCCAGTAAATAAACCTCTGCCCGGAAAGAATTTCAGAGCGCTTATTCTATCTCCTACAAGAGAGTTAGCCTtacag ACACTAAGATTTACACGTGAATTAGGAAAATTCACTGGACTAACTTCAGCAGCGATTCTCGGTGGTGAATCTATAGAACAGCAATTTGGAGTTATGTCAGGAACTTCTCCAGACATTGTTGTTGCCACACCTGGCCGTTTCCTTCACATATGTATAGAGATGAACCTCAAGCTAGATAATATAA AAATTGTAGTATTTGATGAAGCTGACAGATTATTTGAACTTGGGTTTGGAGAGCAATTACAAGAAATAGTAGCTCGTCTACCATCAAACCgacaaacacttttattttcTGCAACACTACCTAAGATGTTAGTAGAGTTTGCCCGTGCAGGTCTTAGCAATCCTGTCCTGATACGCCTAGACGTTGACTGGAAGTTACCTTCAACGTTATGGCTTGGTTGGATATATGTCAGATCAGAACTGAAAACAGCAGCATTATTATTCTTGTTAGACAGAGTATTGACTCCTACCACTCCTCAGGCAGTAGTTTTTGCTGCTACCAAACATCACGTGGAATACTTGCATTTG ATACTACAACAAGCAGGAATCACATCGACATATGCTTATTCTGGACTGGATCCGTCGGCCCGAAAGATTGCTCTTGGAAAGTTTATGAATAAGAAATGTGCCGTACTTCTAGTAACAGACGTTGCTGCCAGAGGACTGGATTTACCTTCTTTAGATACTGTCATCAATTATAATTTCCCCGCCAAACCCAAACTGTTCGTACACAGAGTTG GGCGCAGTGCGAGAGCTGGTCGTGCGGGGCGAGCTCTTTCCCTGGTATCAGCTGAAGACGTGGCTCACTTGCTGGACTTGCATCTATTCCTGGGTGCGAAGCTGATCATGCCTGACGAG GTGACCGAGTGTGGGGACGCGTGTCCGAGTGGAGTGTGGGGGAGCGTCCCCGCCAGCGCGCTGGAGCTACGACACCAGGACGTGCTTGCCTGGGAGAAGAACCACTCGGAGATC GAGGAGGCGGCGCGCACGTGCTCGCGCGGCTGGCAGCAGTACGTGCGCTGGCGCGAGCCCGCGTCCGCGGAAGCCAACCGCAAGGCCAAGGCCGCGCCGGCCCCCGCGCGCGCGCACCCCTTCCTGGCGCACGCGCCCGACCGCGCCCCGGACCTCGCCGACCTCGTGCGCAACTACACGCCTAAAGGG ACAATTCTGGAGCTCGGTGGAAAACACGACTCTCCGATGTGTCTCGCCATGAAAGCAAAGAGACGTGTGCACGGAAAGACGATCCAGAAAACGAGGGAGAATAAAAATCAACAG GGAGATGGGATTTTGGATGAAAATCACGAGTCACCGAAGGAAATTGTGAAATTAGCAACtgtgaagaagaagaaaaaggtTCCACAACGAGATGAAAACTACATACCTCATTTCGCTAGCGACCAGCATACTGAGGCTGG TATGGCGGTGAACTTCGCGGCGGGCGCGTCGTCGGCAGAGCTGGAGCTGCGCGGCGACTGCGAGGCGGGCCTGCGCACGCGCCGCGCGCAGCTGCGCTGGGACCGCAAGCGCAAGCGCATGGTGCACGTCGACCCC GACGGCGGGCGCAAGATGATCCGCACGGAGAGCGGCGGGCGCGTGCCGGCGTCGTTCCGCAGCGGCCGCTACGACGCGTGGCGCGCGCGGAACGAGCCCGGCGAGCACGAGCCCGGCGAGCGCGGCGAGCACGAGCCCG CGTCTGAATTCCGACCTCGGTGGGTGAAACATAACGAACGAGTGGCTAAGAAAAAATCGGAGGCCTCCTCGAAAGAATTCCGCGACAAACAACAAATTGTCAAAGAGCGCTTGCGGAAAGAAAAAATCAAGCAGAAGCTGAAATACAAAATGCGTcttaagaagaaaaagaagtGA